The segment ATGTTTCCCGGCCACCTTTTCGCCACTTACAAAGATTTGGCGGACTGCCTTTCCAAAGTGGATTACTATCTCGCGCACGACAAGGAGCGAGAGGAATTGGCTGCTGCCGGTCAAGGGTTTATCGTGGGGAATTATAGTTATGAGCGGATTGTGGGGGAGTTGGATGAGGTGTTGAGGGGGATGGTCACCCCCTAACGTCATTCTGACCGTAGCGCAGCGCAGGGAAGAATCTGGTGCTTGGATAACCGGGCGAGCAGCACAGTACCAGATTCTTCGCTGGCGCTCAGAATGACGTGTGTTTTTCGAATGGTGTAATTTGTAATGAACTAATTTAGCAAAATGGGAAAAGGCGGATACACCTATATAATTTCAAATCAAAGAAACACCACCTTGTATATTGGTGTCACCGAAGATTTGTATTCGCGTATTTATAAACACAAGACCAACGCATTTCCCAAAAGTTTCTCGGCCAGATATAACCTGGATAAACTGGTGTACTTCAAATCATTTGGCTCAATTGAGGCAGCAATTGATTATGAAAAATACCTTAAAGGAAAAACCAGGAAATTCAAAGAAGACCTGATCAATAAATTAAATCAAATTGGGATGATTCATTT is part of the Bacteroidia bacterium genome and harbors:
- a CDS encoding GIY-YIG nuclease family protein → MGKGGYTYIISNQRNTTLYIGVTEDLYSRIYKHKTNAFPKSFSARYNLDKLVYFKSFGSIEAAIDYEKYLKGKTRKFKEDLINKLNQIGMIHLTKSRSGKSAFILPPKTSF